In Candidatus Poribacteria bacterium, the sequence AGAAGCCGAGGCGTATCTTGTTGAAGAATATGGTCAATCTCCAGAAGTTGAGGTGATAATTGACAGACTGAAACAGTTGTCCGGCGGTCCGGTTGAACTTGATACTTTAACAGGACTCTTTGAAGCGTGGATCCAAGTTTTACCGGAGGAAGATCGAGAGAACCGCCGACAATTGATGAATGTCATCACACAACTCAATCAAGCGAAGGCTCTGGGAGCCGATGCTGAAGTAAGTGTTGAGGTCCATGTTGTTGGTGATGATTAACGAGATTGAAATAGATTTGGAATGATCTTTGATTGGTAGTTTATGCCATAGAAGGAGCATTTCCTAAATAGTTAATTATCTATGTTTTTCTTGTTTTTTCTGTGTTTTTGTGGTATACTTATAGTATGAAACACTATAAAACACCACGAGAAACATCGGAGATTCTCGGTATTTCGATAGATAGGCTCCGACGCTTGGCAGAGAATGGCACAATCTCTACCATTAGAACGCCGGGTGGACAAAGGCGTTATGATGTGCAAGGATATTTAGATGCACAAACCGGAACAGATATTACTACCGTTGGATATTGCAGGGTTAGTAGAAAAGGGCAAGCAGACGATCTTGCGTGCCAAGTCGCCTACTTGCAAAAACACTATCCGGACGCAGAAATCATCAAAGACTTCGGCAGTGGTATCAACTTCAAACGGAAAGGGTTTAGAACCTTACTGGAACGCATCTTGCGAGGTGATAAACTCCGCATTGTTGTTGCCTATTGGGATCGACTCGCCCGATTCGGTGGCGAAGTCATACAGTTCTTGGTCGAACAAAACGGTGGAGAAGTCGTGGTTCTTGACAAAACAGTTTATAGTCCGGAAGAGGAACTTACTGCCGATCTCCTCGCAATTCTGCATGTCTTTTCCTGTAGGATGTCCGGACTCCGTCGATACCGTGACCAAATCAAAGAAGATAGAAATCTTTCCCACGGAGGCACAGAAAGCGATTCTTTATAGATGGTTTGGCACATCTCGGTATGTCTACAATGAATCTGTGTCTGCCTTAGAAGCGAAAGATACCCCGAAAAACTTCAAAGGGCTTGTCCCGATTGTTTTTGACCAACTCCCCGAATGGCATGTAGAGATCCCCCGTCAGATCAAAGTGGGCGCGGTGATGGATGCGTGTCAAGCCGTTAGCAATGCGAAGATAAAAGCAAAAGCAACCGGGCAGCGTCAAAATGTTAAGTTTCGGTCAAGAAAGACCCCTCGACAGACGCTCTATCTTCGTGCGGATTCCCTGAAGAAAAACGGATTCTATGTGCGATTTTTAGGTGAGATGAAGATGTCAGAAGCATTGCCAGCCAAACCGCAAGACACTGGTAAGGTTTCAGAACGTGATACGGATGCGGAAGTCAAGGATTCTCAACTCATCATGGAAAACGGAAGATATTTTCTGTGTGTGTCTTATGTTGAGAAGAAAAAGACGCGAGAACCAAGCGGTAGAATAGTAGCACTTGACCCCGATGTTCGTGATTTTATGACGTTTTTCTCTGAAGATTGCTTCGGTTGGTTAGGTCAGCAGTGTATCAACCGTATTCAAAGGCTTTGTCAACACTGCGATAATCTCTACTCACGCGCAACGCAAGAGAAACGCCCGCTACGGCGCACTCTGCGCAAAGCAGCAAACAGAATCAAAGTCAAAATCCGTAACCTTATTGATGAACTTCACAAGAAGATTGCCCACTTTCTCGTAACCAACTTTGACATCATTTTGCTCCCGACTTTTGAGACGAAGCAGATGACAAAGCGCGGTGGGAGAAAGCTGCGTAAGAAGTCTGTTAGGCAGATGCTGACGCTCTCACATTATCGTTTCAAAGTTTTCTTGAAACAAAAAGCGAAAGAATATGGTGTCCAAGTGATAGATGTGTGTGAAGCGTATACTTCCAAAACGGTGTCTTGGACTGGCGAAGTTATCACGAACCTTGGGGGTTCTAAAATTATCAAGTCATCGGAAGGACATCAGATGGATAGGGATTTGAACGGCGCACGTGGGATATTTATTAAGAATGTTGCACGTGCTTTGACGGTTCGTCCTTGCACCGCGACCCTTGGTGCAAGCAAGTCGCTTATACCTTCTGCCACGTAGCAGGTTGAGTTGGGTGTAGGCAGGCTAAGACACTGACGAGTGTCGTAACAGGGGATTAAGGACCCTTTAAGAATGCTATGGATTTCTTCAGAAAAACATAGGTTTTTAAGAACAGCAATCATGAGATACCGCATCTTTGCTTTGTTTTTATTTATACTCATCTCAGTATATGCGCCCCTTTGTGTTGGTGAAGTACTGTTTGAAGATGACTTTAATAAGAAGGCAATTGACAAAGGTAAATGGGCACCTACAGGAACCTGGTCCGCGGATGGCGAGGAACTGACGGTTAACGGTGGAGAAGTCGGGATTACTGTAAAAAACGACTTTACTGACTTTGAATTCTATGTTGACTTTCATATGATAAACCCGCTATGGGCATCGAATTGGGTCATGCGGGCAAAAGACTCAAATAATTGTACACTGGTTCAAATTGTGGCAGATAATCGGGATCAATTTTGGTGGTTTACAAGAGTGGGTGGTAATTATATCGTTAAGGATGAGGATAAGTTGGACAATGAATCGGGTGTACACGCTGAGTTGGGCAAATGGTACACGATAAAAATCGTTGCGGAAGGTGATCGTTACGACCTCTACCTTGCTGAACGTGGCAAAGAACTCAAATTGTGTTGTACATGGGAAGATGATACCAATGACAAAGGCGGTATAGGTTTCAGAGCTGGTGGCGGTGAACATAGCCTATATGACAATGTGTTGGTTACAACTGTGGGGCACAGTTTTGCAGTGAACCCTGAAGATGCCTTGCCGGTCACATGGGGAAAACTCAAGGCTGTCCCATAAAGTTAAGAGGAAACAATTTGAATGCACGCCGAATTGCCATTTGTGGACTGTACAGACTTGGTGAAAGACCGGGACAGACTTCTTGAGCACGCCCACCAGAATGGGTATCTCTTCTTTCCCGGGCTGCTTCCTGTGGAGCCGGTGCTTGCGTTACGTCGACAGGTGCTTCGTGTGGCAGAGCAGC encodes:
- a CDS encoding IS607 family transposase, which translates into the protein MKHYKTPRETSEILGISIDRLRRLAENGTISTIRTPGGQRRYDVQGYLDAQTGTDITTVGYCRVSRKGQADDLACQVAYLQKHYPDAEIIKDFGSGINFKRKGFRTLLERILRGDKLRIVVAYWDRLARFGGEVIQFLVEQNGGEVVVLDKTVYSPEEELTADLLAILHVFSCRMSGLRRYRDQIKEDRNLSHGGTESDSL
- a CDS encoding transposase — translated: MTKSKKIEIFPTEAQKAILYRWFGTSRYVYNESVSALEAKDTPKNFKGLVPIVFDQLPEWHVEIPRQIKVGAVMDACQAVSNAKIKAKATGQRQNVKFRSRKTPRQTLYLRADSLKKNGFYVRFLGEMKMSEALPAKPQDTGKVSERDTDAEVKDSQLIMENGRYFLCVSYVEKKKTREPSGRIVALDPDVRDFMTFFSEDCFGWLGQQCINRIQRLCQHCDNLYSRATQEKRPLRRTLRKAANRIKVKIRNLIDELHKKIAHFLVTNFDIILLPTFETKQMTKRGGRKLRKKSVRQMLTLSHYRFKVFLKQKAKEYGVQVIDVCEAYTSKTVSWTGEVITNLGGSKIIKSSEGHQMDRDLNGARGIFIKNVARALTVRPCTATLGASKSLIPSAT
- a CDS encoding DUF1080 domain-containing protein: MRYRIFALFLFILISVYAPLCVGEVLFEDDFNKKAIDKGKWAPTGTWSADGEELTVNGGEVGITVKNDFTDFEFYVDFHMINPLWASNWVMRAKDSNNCTLVQIVADNRDQFWWFTRVGGNYIVKDEDKLDNESGVHAELGKWYTIKIVAEGDRYDLYLAERGKELKLCCTWEDDTNDKGGIGFRAGGGEHSLYDNVLVTTVGHSFAVNPEDALPVTWGKLKAVP